The Mesorhizobium sp. AR02 genomic interval CCGGCGACCAGTTCGCGCTGATGCTTTTGTCCGAACAGGACCCTGCCCGCATCGCCGGTGTGGCGGATGCCATCAAGCATGCGATCAACAACCCGATCACCTTCGCCAAGCGCGAGATCGTGCTGACCGCCTCGATCGGCCTGATCACCTGGACTTCGGCGCAAACCTCGGCCGAGGACATGGTCAAGGACGCCGAGCTTGCCATGCATCAGGCCAAGCGCTTCGGCGGCGACAGGATCGAGCCGTTCCGCCCGGCGTTCCGCACCGTCGGCACCGACCGGCTGCAGTTCGAATCCGACCTGCGGCGCGCCATCGAGCGGCGCGAATTCACCCTTGCCTACCAGCCGATCGTGCGTCTGGAAGACGGCAGCGTCGCCGGCTTCGAGGCCTTGCTGCGTTGGGACCATCCGCGCCGCGGCATGATCCCGCCGGCCGATTTCATCCCGGTCGCCGAGAGCTGCGGGCTGATCGTGCAGCTTGGGCTGTTTGCCATGCAGCAGGCGGCCGAGGACCTGGCCGGATGGCAAAAGCAGATCGGCGATGCGCCGCTATCGGTCTCGGTCAACCTGTCCAGCCGCCAGCTCATCCGCCGCGACCTGGTCAGCGATGTCCGCTCCGTCATCGCAAGGGCCAATCTGAAACCGCGCTGCTTCCGGCTCGAACTCACCGAGTCGCTGGTCATGGACAATCCCGAGCAGACCGCCCACGTGCTGACCAAGCTCAAGCAACTCGGCATCGGCCTGTCGCTGGACGATTTCGGTACCGGCTATTCGTCGCTCGCCTATCTGACGCGTTTCCCGTTCGACACGATCAAGATCGACAAGAGCTTTGTCGACGACAGCACGCCCAAACGCGCCGTACTGCTCAAATCCATGGTCAACATGGCGCATGAGCTCGGCCTGTCGGTGGTCGCCGAGGGCATCTCGGACGAACGCGATGCGCTGGAGCTGCGCCAGATGGGCTGCGAATATGTGCAGAGCTTCATGTTCGGCGCACCGATGCCGGGCGACCAGGTGCTGAAGACGCTGAAGGAACAGTATCCGCTGACGCAGGCCTGAGCCGTTTCACGCGCGTCGCCCAAGCCTGCGGTGGCTTTGGAACATACCTCGAAAATTAGCCGAAACGACCATCCCTTCGTCATCCATGGGCGGAGCAAGGAGCGAAGCGACGCGGCGCAGACCCGAGGATCCATGCCGTGACGTTAAGGCGTTGCAACGGTTCAGAATTCTGCGCCGCTGCATCCTTCGGCCAAGGTCACGGAATGGATCCTAGGGTCTTCGCGACGGAGCTTCGCTCCTGCTTCGCCCTAGGATGACGAAGGTGGGGGACGGCTTCCGCAATCTCGAATGCCTGCGAGTTACGCGTGTCCGGCGGCCAGGCTGAGATGGGCGAGGTCGATGCCGATCGAGGCGAGGATGCGGTCGTATTTGCGCTCGATGTCGGCGTCGAACAGGAGCTCGGGACTGGCCGGGCAGGTCAGCCAGCCATTCTCGGCGATCTCGGTTTCCAGTTGGCCCGCACCCCAGCCCGAATAGCCGAGCGCCATCAGCGCGTGACGCGGGCCGCGGCCCGACGATATGGCGCGTAATATATCGACGGTCGCGGTCAGGCAGATATCGTCGGAAACGGTCAGCGACGATTCCACGCGGTAGTCGCCCGAATGCAGGACGAAGCCCCGGCTGCGATCGACAGGGCCGCCATTGCGAACGACGAAATCGCGTGCCTGCGCCGGCAAGCGGATCGCCTCCTGCTCGTTCATAATGCCGAGCTGCACCAGGAGGTCCGGAAACAGCATCTGCTGTGTCTGGTTGATGATCAGGCCCATCGCGCCTTCATCGCTGTGCGCGCAGATGTAGATGACCGAGCGCGTGAAACGGTCGTCCTTCATGCCGGGCATGGCAATCAGGAACTGATCGTCGAGAAAACCGCGTCCAGCGGCTGTCTTCTTGTGGCGCAACAAATCCATGGCAGGGAAGGTAACGTGTTTCCCGGGCGCCGAAAAGATGCGCCGCGCCGGATTCGACCAAAGCCCATGGGGCCAGGCCGCCGTGGCTTGCCAGCAGGGGTCACGCAAATATGATACCGGGAGGGCGATGAAGTCATTGCGAAGCCACGAACGGACGATCAAATCACCGCCATGCAAAGCTTGAAAATCCTGTTGCTCGGCGCCGCCATCGGATCGGCGGCCGTCCTCCCCGCCTCTGCCTCCTCGTCCGCCTGGTACAACAGCGAAGGCGGCAAGGTGCGGCTAGTGACATCAGGCAAACCCGATGAGGCCGGCCGCATCCAGGGCGTTCTCGACATCGCCCTCAAGCCCGGCTGGAAGACCTATTGGCGCGATCCGGGCGACGCCGGTGTGCCGCCGCAGCTCGACATTTCGGCCAGCACCAACATCGCCGATGCCAAACTCTCGTTTCCGGCACCCCAACGCCACGACGATGGTTATGGCAAATGGGCCGGCTACAACTATCCGGTTTCGCTGCCTGTGACCTTCACGCTGGCGGCGCCGAACCAACCGGCTGTCATCGATGCCGACATCTTTCTCGGCATTTGTGAAACGATCTGCATCCCGGTGCAGACACGGCTGACCGTCGACCCCACTTCCGATCCAGACAATGCCGACGACGCAGCCCTGGTGAAGGCGAGTTTCACGGCATTGCCGGCGCCGGCAAAGCCTGATTTCGGCATCAACGTGCTGCCGGGCGATCACGAGACGCTGGTTGTCGAGGCGAGCTTTCCCGGTGACCCGGAGGCGGCGGATTTCTTCGTCGCCGGCGAGCGGGACTATATGTTCGGCACCCCTGCCCGCAGCGAGAAGGACGGCAAGCTGATCTTCACGGTGCCGATCCTCGACCGCCCTTCGACGACGCCAACGGATGGCGGGCTTCACTACACGCTGACGAGTTCGGCGGGCGCGGTCGAGGGGCTTCTGCCTTTCCCTTGATCCAGCTTGCCCAGACGATTGCAGGAAGCCGCCGAGTTCGCTACGCAAGCAGACATCCTTCCCATTCCCCAAGCGAGGAACTCATGACCATTTCCGTTGGCGACAAGCTGCCCGAAGCGACCTTCAAGACAATGACCGCCGACGGCGCCAAGGCGATCACATCGGCCGAAATTTTCCCGGGCAAGAAAGTGGTTCTGTTCGGTGTTCCCGGCGCCTTCACGCCGACCTGCAGCAACAACCATCTGCCCGGCTATCTCGAAAACCATGACGCCATCCTGGCGCGCGGCGTCGACACCATCGCCGTGGTTTCGGTCAACGACGTCCATGTCATGGGCGCCTGGGCGCGCTTCACCGGTGGTGAGGGCAAGATCCTGTTCCTCGCCGACGGCAGTGGTGATTTCGCCAAGGCGGTCGGCCTCGACAACGACCTTTCCGCAGGCGGCATGGGCCTGCGCTCGAAGCGGTTTTCGATGATCATCGACGACGGCAAGGTCATCGCGCTCAATGTCGAGACCAAGCCCGGCGTCGATGGGTCCGGGGCGGCCCACATTCTCGGACAGCTCTGAGTTTCAACGGCCGCGTCGGGCGAGACCGCAACAGCCGGCCTCGCCCGATAGCACTCCAGAACTGCCGGCTTTTCGGGGGGATTCCAACGATGTTTGACGTGTTCTGGCGCGCTGTCGTGATCGGCATCGGCGCCACCGTGCTGATGGATCTCTGGGCCATCTTCCTGCACAAGGCGTTCGGCCAGCCCCGGCCGAACTGGGGACCGGTCGGTCGCTGGGTCTGGCATGTCACCGACAAGGTCTTTCACAACGATATCGGCGAGGCAGAGCCTTACGCGCATGAAGTGGCGTTGGGCTGGGCGTTTCACTATTTCGTCGGCATTGTCTACGGCATCATCCTGGTCGTGGTGGCTGGCGCGAGCTGGCTTGCTGCGCCGACCTTCCTGCCGGCCTTCATCCTGGGCATCGTCACCGTCGGCGCTGGCTGGTTCCTGCTGGCACCCGGCATGGGCGCCGGATGGGCAGCCTCGAAGCGACCCAATCCCATGCAGATCCGGGCGCTCAACCTGGTGGCGCACACAGTGTTCGCGCTCGGCCTTTGGGGCACGGCGCTGCTGATACGTTAGACTCGCCAGCGGATTCGATCAGTAGCTCTGAGTAGAGCGCCGCGCCTTTGCTACCGCAGGCTGCTTTGACTGCGTGGCTGCCTTCGGCGCCGCGGCGGGTCTGACCGGACCCTTCTTGAACGGCGCCATGCCTTCCCGTGCCAATTCGTCGGCGCGCTCGTTCTCGGCATGGCCGGCGTGGCCCTTGACCCAGTTCCAGGTGACTTTGTGGCGCCGGTTGGCCTCATCCAGCGCCTGCCACAGTTCGCCGTTCTTGACCGGCTTCTTATCGGCGGTCTTCCAGCCGTTCTTCTTCCAGCCATGGATCCATTTGGAAATGCCGTCCATGACATATTTGCTGTCGGTGTGAAGCTCGACCGTGCAAGGCTCCTTCAGCGCATTGAGCGCCGAGATGGCGGCCAGCAACTCCATGCGGTTGTTGGTCGTTTCGGCCTCGCCGCCGGAAAGCTCCTTGGTGGTGCCGTTGAAGCGCAGGATGGCACCCCAGCCGCCAGGGCCTGGATTGCCCGAACAGGCGCCGTCGGTGAAGATTTCAACCTGTTTGCTCATGATACCCCGTATTCGGCCAATCCATATTCCGAAGCAGATTTGATCGCCCGATGGAACCGCATCCGCCTGACATATTCGGTCGGATCGCGTTTCATGACGAGGCCGCCATCGGGAACCGTCAGCCAGTCGTAGAGCCGGGTCAGCATGAAGCGCAATGCCGAACCGCGCGCCAGCATCGGCAGCGCCGCCTTTTCCTCTCCGCTCAGCGGGCGCACGCTCTGATAGCCGGCAAGCAGCGCCTTGCCCTTGGTGAGGTTGAAGGAAAAGTCCTTCTCGAAACACCAGGCGTTGAGGCAGGTGGCGACGTCGTAGGCATAGAGGTCGTCACAGGCGAAATAGAAGTCGATCAGGCCGGAGAGTTTTTCGCCGAGGAAGAAGACGTTGTCCGGAAAGAGATCGGCATGGATGATGCCTTCGGGGAGGCCTTTCGGCCAGTTCCGCTCGAAATCGACGAAGTCGGCGTCGACCTCGGCCGCCAGGCCCGGCTCGACCTCGTCGGCCCGCTCGCGAGCTGCGTTCCAAAGCTTGCGCCAGCCATCGATGGCGAGCGCGTTGGGACGGGTCATCGGAAAATCGGCACCGGCCAGGTGCAGGGCGGCCAGGGCCTTGCCGACCTCGGCGCAGTGCGTCGCCGTCGGCCGCCGCAGCGAAAGACCTTCGAGGAAGGTGATGATGACCGCCGGTCGGCCGGCCAGCGTGCCGATGACGCTGCCGTCATGCGCGGTCACCGGCAGCGGGCAGGACACCCCCTTGTTGGCGAGATGGCCCATCAGCCCGAGGAAAAACGGCAAATCCGCCTTGTCGACCCGCTTCTCATAGAGCGTCAGGATGTAGGAGCCACTGGTGGTGTGCAGCAGGAAGTTGGAGTTTTCCGTGCCCTCGGCGATGCCCTTGTAGGACAGGAGATCGCCGACCGGGTAGTGCTTCAGGAAAGCGCCGAGTTCGCCCTCCGCAACGTCGGTATAGACCGCCATCTGCCTTACGCGGCCCCATTGACGAAGGCCATGTCGGCCGGCGTCAGTTCGACATCGCGCAGTACCCGCATGACCGGAAAATCCTCTGTTTCGGTGGCCGTGATGGCCAGGTCGATGGTGACATCGAAACGCTGGCGGAACGCGTCGATGATTTCGTCGACGATGATCTCCGGCGCCGATGCCCCTGCCGACAGGCCGAGCGTCGAAATGTTGCCGATGTCATTCCATGGAATCTCGGCGGCGCGCTGCACGAGAAGCGACATGGTGGCGCCGGCTCGCTCCGCCACTTCGACAAGGCGGCGCGAATTGGAGGAATTGGGGGCGCCGACGATCAGATAGAGGTCAGCGCCCGGGGCGGTATCCTTGACCGCCTCCTGGCGGTTGGTGGTGGCGTAGCAGATCGATTCCGCCGCCGGCGCCTGCAGGTCGGGAAAGCGCTCCTGCAGCGCGCGGATGATGCCGGCGGTGTCCTCGACCGACAGCGTGGTCTGGGTGACAAATCCCAGCGCCTTTGGATCGGCAGGTTCAAGCCTGGCGGCATCGGCTTCGGTCTCGATCAGCGTGACCGCGCCCTCCGGCAATTGCCCCATCGTGCCGATCACCTCGGGGTGGCCGGCATGGCCGATCAACAGCACATGGCGGCCAAGCCGCTGATGGCGCATCGCCTGCTTGTGGACTTTGGAAACCAGCGGACAGGTGGCGTCGAGATAGAACAGGTTGCGCGCCTGGGCATCCGCCGGCACCGATTTCGGCACGCCATGCGCCGAGAACACGACCGGCGACTGCCGATGTTCGGCCGGGATTTCGGAAAGCTCCTCGATGAAGACAGCGCCAAGGCTTTGCAGCCCCTCGACGACGTATCTGTTGTGGACGATCTCGTGGCGGACATAGACCGGCGCGCCATATTTCTTCAGCGCCAGCACGACGATCTGGATGGCACGGTCGACGCCGGCGCAAAAGCCGCGTGGCTGGCAGAGCCGGATCGTCAGCGGAGGCTTGGTGGTTGTCTGAAGCATTAAATCCTGGCCGGTTCGTCAGCGCCGAAATGAGGTGCCTACCCCTGCCCTGTCAAGGGCGTCGGTAGAAAGGGGCGCGCTGCTTGCGTTCATTCCTCTTTCGCGGGACGGCGAAGCCGCAGGATGAGCACAGCGGCGAGTGCTGCGGCAAGCCCATACCAGGTGACGGCATATTGCAGATGGCTGTTCGGCAGGTCGATGATGGTGACGCCTCCGATCGGCAATCCGCCAGGATTCGGCGTCTTGTCGGCATCGATGAAGATCGGCACCAGCGTGAACCTGGCCGGCAGACCGGCGCTCGCCGCCATGACGTCGCGGTCCTTCCAGTAGAAGATGTTCTTCGCCACGTCATTGTCGGGAAGCATCATCGACGGCTTTGCCGGCAGCGGATTGCGGGCGAGCCCGGTGATGGTCACCTTGCCTGTGACCTGCCCCTTGGCGCGCTTGGCGGGATCTTTCAGATCATAGGGAATGAAACCACGATTGATCAGGACGAAGCGGCCATCGTCGAGGGCAAGTGGCGTGTAGACGTTGAAGCCGGCGTCACCCTCCCAGGTCGCGTAGAAATGCCGCTCGCCCGAATGCAGGAATGTGCCGGAGACCGTGACCGGCGTGTAGTCGACGTCGCCGGTCGAAGCGAATTCCTTCTCGACCTCGGCCAGCGGCTGTGGTGCCGAATGGGTGCGCTGGTCGATGGTCTGCAGGAGACCTTCCTTCCAGTGCAGGCGCTGGACCTGCCAGGTGCCGAGCGCCAGCAGGATCAAAAGCAGCACCAGGCCAAGGCCGAGCAGCAATGCCGATCGTGGCCGCGAACGGCCGTCACTTTTAATGGATGCCTCGCTCATTCG includes:
- a CDS encoding YqgE/AlgH family protein — translated: MDLLRHKKTAAGRGFLDDQFLIAMPGMKDDRFTRSVIYICAHSDEGAMGLIINQTQQMLFPDLLVQLGIMNEQEAIRLPAQARDFVVRNGGPVDRSRGFVLHSGDYRVESSLTVSDDICLTATVDILRAISSGRGPRHALMALGYSGWGAGQLETEIAENGWLTCPASPELLFDADIERKYDRILASIGIDLAHLSLAAGHA
- a CDS encoding protein-disulfide reductase DsbD domain-containing protein codes for the protein MQSLKILLLGAAIGSAAVLPASASSSAWYNSEGGKVRLVTSGKPDEAGRIQGVLDIALKPGWKTYWRDPGDAGVPPQLDISASTNIADAKLSFPAPQRHDDGYGKWAGYNYPVSLPVTFTLAAPNQPAVIDADIFLGICETICIPVQTRLTVDPTSDPDNADDAALVKASFTALPAPAKPDFGINVLPGDHETLVVEASFPGDPEAADFFVAGERDYMFGTPARSEKDGKLIFTVPILDRPSTTPTDGGLHYTLTSSAGAVEGLLPFP
- a CDS encoding peroxiredoxin, translating into MTISVGDKLPEATFKTMTADGAKAITSAEIFPGKKVVLFGVPGAFTPTCSNNHLPGYLENHDAILARGVDTIAVVSVNDVHVMGAWARFTGGEGKILFLADGSGDFAKAVGLDNDLSAGGMGLRSKRFSMIIDDGKVIALNVETKPGVDGSGAAHILGQL
- a CDS encoding DUF2938 domain-containing protein — protein: MFDVFWRAVVIGIGATVLMDLWAIFLHKAFGQPRPNWGPVGRWVWHVTDKVFHNDIGEAEPYAHEVALGWAFHYFVGIVYGIILVVVAGASWLAAPTFLPAFILGIVTVGAGWFLLAPGMGAGWAASKRPNPMQIRALNLVAHTVFALGLWGTALLIR
- the rnhA gene encoding ribonuclease HI, which translates into the protein MSKQVEIFTDGACSGNPGPGGWGAILRFNGTTKELSGGEAETTNNRMELLAAISALNALKEPCTVELHTDSKYVMDGISKWIHGWKKNGWKTADKKPVKNGELWQALDEANRRHKVTWNWVKGHAGHAENERADELAREGMAPFKKGPVRPAAAPKAATQSKQPAVAKARRSTQSY
- a CDS encoding homoserine kinase, with translation MAVYTDVAEGELGAFLKHYPVGDLLSYKGIAEGTENSNFLLHTTSGSYILTLYEKRVDKADLPFFLGLMGHLANKGVSCPLPVTAHDGSVIGTLAGRPAVIITFLEGLSLRRPTATHCAEVGKALAALHLAGADFPMTRPNALAIDGWRKLWNAARERADEVEPGLAAEVDADFVDFERNWPKGLPEGIIHADLFPDNVFFLGEKLSGLIDFYFACDDLYAYDVATCLNAWCFEKDFSFNLTKGKALLAGYQSVRPLSGEEKAALPMLARGSALRFMLTRLYDWLTVPDGGLVMKRDPTEYVRRMRFHRAIKSASEYGLAEYGVS
- the ispH gene encoding 4-hydroxy-3-methylbut-2-enyl diphosphate reductase; its protein translation is MLQTTTKPPLTIRLCQPRGFCAGVDRAIQIVVLALKKYGAPVYVRHEIVHNRYVVEGLQSLGAVFIEELSEIPAEHRQSPVVFSAHGVPKSVPADAQARNLFYLDATCPLVSKVHKQAMRHQRLGRHVLLIGHAGHPEVIGTMGQLPEGAVTLIETEADAARLEPADPKALGFVTQTTLSVEDTAGIIRALQERFPDLQAPAAESICYATTNRQEAVKDTAPGADLYLIVGAPNSSNSRRLVEVAERAGATMSLLVQRAAEIPWNDIGNISTLGLSAGASAPEIIVDEIIDAFRQRFDVTIDLAITATETEDFPVMRVLRDVELTPADMAFVNGAA
- a CDS encoding SURF1 family protein; this encodes MSEASIKSDGRSRPRSALLLGLGLVLLLILLALGTWQVQRLHWKEGLLQTIDQRTHSAPQPLAEVEKEFASTGDVDYTPVTVSGTFLHSGERHFYATWEGDAGFNVYTPLALDDGRFVLINRGFIPYDLKDPAKRAKGQVTGKVTITGLARNPLPAKPSMMLPDNDVAKNIFYWKDRDVMAASAGLPARFTLVPIFIDADKTPNPGGLPIGGVTIIDLPNSHLQYAVTWYGLAAALAAVLILRLRRPAKEE